Proteins encoded within one genomic window of Prochlorococcus marinus str. MIT 9515:
- a CDS encoding NFACT RNA binding domain-containing protein: MDITSIKSVLHELSEEILPSRFETAQQPEPNIIQFCLRGINSQTWIEVSWSSDSARILKINRPEKLGAESTLSKQLRFGLKYMALVTIKQDKFERVIKFGFAKKPGDEINKYLIFELMGKHSNIFYLDNNQKIIAVGKQINSNQSSFRTVSTGSIYSEPPKNMKKEPSPDESYENWKESISSVPETLKYCLINTYQGVSPILTKQLEAFSNLGSSEIMNKNIDFISEVNLKKIYQSWKIWIDRFNNNNFNFSIFDSFFYSVWFLKSEINNINNIDEINGLENYYDFYLKQRKIDALIKKIDGIIFKQTNLEKKNFNLQSDLLINSENYQIYKEKADKIFMTHEIQKKDIIKGQKLYKKSKKLKRAQNLIKERIDIYKNKLDRLEEFSALVDNLNSLKNENLTIRINLLEEIKDEICREFNVRTRNTRSQKKDLSRLESAPIEINTPKGLKIQIGRNMRQNDLISFKFSKKGDLWFHAQESPGSHVVLKSSSQKPSDEDIQISADLAALFSKAKMNIKVPISLVNIKDLQKITKGGPGCVSFHNVEIIWGNPTRGKDYIKKNLKRLI, encoded by the coding sequence ATGGATATTACATCTATAAAATCTGTGTTGCATGAATTATCAGAAGAAATTCTACCCTCAAGGTTTGAAACCGCTCAACAACCCGAACCTAATATAATTCAATTCTGTTTAAGAGGAATAAATAGCCAAACTTGGATAGAAGTATCTTGGAGCAGTGATTCTGCACGAATACTTAAAATAAATAGGCCTGAAAAATTAGGAGCAGAAAGTACACTCTCAAAACAATTGAGATTTGGCTTGAAATATATGGCTTTAGTAACGATAAAGCAAGATAAATTTGAGAGGGTTATTAAATTTGGATTTGCGAAAAAGCCTGGAGATGAGATAAACAAGTACTTAATTTTTGAACTAATGGGTAAACATAGTAATATTTTTTACTTAGATAATAATCAAAAAATAATTGCAGTTGGCAAACAAATAAACTCTAATCAATCTAGCTTTCGTACCGTTTCTACAGGCTCTATCTATTCAGAGCCTCCCAAAAACATGAAAAAGGAGCCCAGTCCAGACGAATCTTATGAAAATTGGAAAGAGTCTATATCTTCAGTTCCAGAAACTCTTAAATACTGCTTAATAAATACATATCAAGGTGTAAGTCCAATATTAACGAAGCAACTTGAGGCTTTTAGTAATCTAGGTAGTTCAGAAATAATGAATAAAAATATTGATTTCATAAGTGAAGTCAACTTAAAAAAGATATACCAAAGTTGGAAAATATGGATTGATAGGTTTAATAATAACAATTTTAATTTTTCAATTTTTGACAGTTTTTTTTATTCAGTTTGGTTTTTAAAGAGTGAAATAAATAACATCAATAATATTGATGAAATTAATGGATTAGAAAACTATTATGATTTTTATCTAAAACAAAGAAAAATTGACGCCTTAATAAAAAAAATTGACGGAATAATTTTTAAACAAACAAATCTTGAGAAAAAGAATTTTAATTTGCAATCTGATCTTTTGATTAACTCCGAAAATTATCAAATATATAAAGAAAAAGCTGACAAAATATTTATGACTCATGAGATACAAAAAAAAGATATTATCAAAGGCCAAAAGCTTTATAAAAAGTCAAAAAAGCTAAAAAGAGCACAAAATTTAATCAAAGAGAGGATTGATATTTATAAAAACAAGCTTGATAGATTAGAGGAATTTAGTGCTCTAGTGGATAACTTAAATTCTTTAAAAAATGAAAATCTGACAATTAGAATCAATTTACTGGAAGAAATTAAAGATGAAATTTGTAGAGAGTTTAATGTGAGAACCAGAAATACAAGATCGCAAAAAAAAGACTTGTCTAGATTAGAGTCAGCCCCAATAGAAATAAATACTCCTAAAGGCTTAAAAATACAAATAGGAAGAAATATGAGGCAAAATGATCTAATAAGTTTTAAGTTTTCAAAAAAAGGGGATCTTTGGTTCCATGCACAAGAATCACCTGGAAGTCATGTTGTTTTAAAGTCCTCATCTCAAAAACCTTCAGATGAAGATATTCAAATATCCGCAGATTTAGCAGCTTTATTTAGTAAAGCAAAAATGAATATTAAAGTCCCTATAAGTCTTGTAAATATAAAAGACCTCCAAAAAATAACTAAAGGCGGTCCTGGCTGTGTTTCGTTCCACAATGTAGAAATTATTTGGGGTAATCCTACAAGAGGAAAAGATTACATTAAAAAAAATCTTAAAAGACTAATTTAG
- a CDS encoding cation:proton antiporter: MTPEKLGLLWGITVFAGACARLISSVFGFPSVVILLLSGLFIGRSGLGLVEPLDLGQGLEAIVGLLVCLVLFEGGLNLKLPEGNIRNTVLKISLIRLFISLSAGIFVAHWLAGLSWPVAGVYSAIVLATGPTVVSPLVDQIKLVSPLPEVLKAEGLVLEPIGAVLALLLLELILGDLHGIKEVFIALMQRLGGGVLIGLSSGWLLSEILKKIKNEASFGIELQVTLGFIFLVYGICEYILPESGLPASVASGFIVGKREIIDKERLDNLIGELAQLAITVLFPLLASDVSWGELSPLGWGGIVCVLMLMLIVRPISISLATMGRELDIKQRVFLAWLAPRGIVTAAVASLFSIRLEQAGVLGAGRLQGLVFLTILMTVGIQGLTARPLANFLDLIEKKI; this comes from the coding sequence ATGACTCCTGAAAAGCTTGGCTTACTTTGGGGTATAACTGTTTTCGCAGGAGCATGCGCACGTCTTATCTCTTCTGTATTTGGTTTTCCAAGTGTTGTAATTTTACTACTCTCTGGATTATTCATTGGTCGTTCAGGTTTGGGACTTGTTGAGCCACTTGATCTTGGACAAGGACTAGAAGCTATTGTTGGACTTTTAGTTTGTTTGGTTTTATTTGAAGGAGGGTTAAATTTAAAACTACCGGAAGGAAACATAAGAAATACTGTCTTAAAAATTTCGTTAATCAGATTATTTATTTCATTATCAGCAGGAATATTTGTGGCTCATTGGTTAGCGGGACTATCTTGGCCAGTAGCTGGAGTATATAGTGCGATAGTTCTTGCAACTGGACCGACAGTAGTTTCACCTTTGGTCGACCAAATAAAATTAGTCTCCCCACTTCCCGAGGTTCTAAAAGCTGAAGGATTGGTTCTTGAGCCCATCGGTGCTGTCCTCGCTTTGTTGCTGTTAGAGTTGATATTAGGAGATTTGCATGGGATTAAGGAGGTGTTTATTGCTTTAATGCAGAGATTAGGTGGAGGGGTTTTGATAGGTTTAAGTTCTGGATGGTTGCTATCTGAAATTTTAAAGAAAATAAAAAACGAGGCATCATTTGGAATTGAGCTTCAAGTTACATTAGGTTTTATTTTCCTTGTGTATGGAATTTGTGAATACATTTTGCCCGAATCAGGGTTGCCTGCATCTGTTGCTTCAGGGTTTATTGTAGGTAAAAGAGAAATTATAGATAAAGAAAGATTAGATAATTTGATTGGTGAATTAGCTCAACTTGCCATTACAGTTCTTTTCCCTCTATTGGCATCAGATGTTTCTTGGGGAGAATTAAGCCCTTTGGGTTGGGGTGGTATTGTTTGTGTATTAATGCTGATGTTGATTGTAAGGCCAATTTCTATATCTTTAGCAACTATGGGAAGAGAGTTAGATATTAAACAAAGAGTGTTTTTAGCTTGGTTGGCGCCCAGAGGAATAGTTACTGCCGCTGTAGCATCTCTTTTCTCAATAAGACTTGAGCAAGCAGGTGTACTTGGTGCCGGACGTCTTCAAGGTTTGGTATTTCTTACGATACTCATGACAGTTGGGATTCAGGGTCTTACAGCAAGACCTCTCGCGAATTTTCTGGATTTAATAGAAAAGAAAATATAG
- the tsaD gene encoding tRNA (adenosine(37)-N6)-threonylcarbamoyltransferase complex transferase subunit TsaD: MLKVLAIETSCDETSVSVVSNSNDIYKIHSNIVASQIEDHSKWGGVVPELAARKHLELIPFVLEEALEESKISIEEIDAIASTVTPGLVGCLRVGSITARSLCTLYSKPFLGIHHLEGHLSSILFSKNYPKPPFLTLLVSGGHTELIKIGERRIMQRLGRSYDDAAGEAFDKVGRLLGLSYPGGPAIAEIAKKGNSLKFNLPKCKISDKKGGFLKYDFSFSGLKTAVLRLVEKIRLNGDEIPIPDIAASFERVVSEVLVERTIKCAVDYDLDNVVVVGGVAANDTLRKMMISEAGKKSIKVHLAPLNLCTDNAAMIGAAALFRLKFKAHESSLELGISGRLPIDQANTLYANKPPF; the protein is encoded by the coding sequence ATGCTCAAAGTTCTGGCTATTGAAACAAGTTGTGATGAGACGTCAGTCTCCGTTGTCTCTAATAGTAATGATATTTATAAAATACATTCAAATATTGTTGCATCACAAATTGAAGATCATTCTAAGTGGGGAGGAGTGGTACCAGAACTCGCAGCAAGAAAACATTTAGAGTTAATTCCTTTTGTCCTTGAAGAGGCTCTAGAGGAATCAAAAATAAGTATTGAAGAGATTGATGCTATAGCCTCGACCGTAACTCCAGGATTAGTAGGCTGCTTAAGAGTTGGTTCCATAACTGCCAGATCACTATGTACTTTATACTCAAAACCGTTTTTGGGGATACATCACTTAGAAGGACATCTATCTTCAATATTATTTTCAAAGAATTATCCCAAGCCTCCTTTTTTAACCTTACTTGTTAGTGGGGGACATACCGAATTAATTAAAATTGGTGAGAGAAGAATAATGCAAAGACTTGGCAGAAGTTATGATGATGCGGCTGGGGAAGCCTTCGATAAAGTTGGAAGATTATTAGGACTTAGTTACCCTGGGGGGCCTGCAATTGCGGAAATTGCCAAAAAAGGCAATTCCTTAAAATTTAACTTACCTAAGTGTAAAATCTCTGACAAGAAAGGGGGTTTTTTGAAATATGATTTCTCTTTTAGTGGTTTAAAAACGGCTGTATTGAGGTTAGTTGAAAAAATAAGGTTAAATGGAGATGAAATACCAATTCCAGATATCGCTGCTAGTTTTGAGAGGGTTGTGTCAGAAGTATTGGTAGAGAGGACAATAAAATGCGCAGTTGATTATGATTTAGATAACGTTGTTGTTGTAGGTGGAGTTGCGGCAAACGATACGTTAAGAAAAATGATGATTAGTGAAGCAGGTAAAAAATCTATTAAAGTTCATTTAGCTCCATTAAATCTTTGCACCGATAATGCTGCGATGATTGGAGCCGCTGCCTTATTTAGACTTAAATTTAAGGCACATGAAAGTTCTCTTGAATTGGGTATTTCAGGAAGACTTCCTATTGACCAAGCAAATACTCTTTATGCAAACAAACCTCCTTTCTAA
- the gmk gene encoding guanylate kinase translates to MKNLKKLIIITGPSGVGKGTVVKQLLDSKKDIWLSISATTRNPRMGEKDGVNYYFISDEKFKDMVDKKEFLEWAQFAGNYYGTPLSTVNEKIESGFIVLLEIEVEGAKQIKEKFPEALSIFLLPPSDEELEKRIRNRGTEKEEAIKMRLRRAKYEIASSDRFDFVLTNYHVDETVKRIFEIIKS, encoded by the coding sequence ATGAAAAATTTAAAAAAACTCATTATTATCACAGGCCCAAGTGGAGTTGGGAAAGGTACTGTTGTTAAACAACTTTTAGATAGTAAAAAAGATATATGGCTTTCTATCTCTGCGACAACAAGAAACCCCAGAATGGGAGAGAAAGATGGTGTGAATTATTACTTTATTAGTGATGAAAAGTTTAAAGATATGGTCGATAAAAAAGAATTTCTTGAATGGGCTCAATTCGCAGGTAATTATTATGGAACTCCACTATCTACTGTAAATGAAAAGATTGAAAGTGGATTTATTGTTTTACTGGAAATTGAAGTTGAAGGTGCCAAACAAATTAAAGAAAAGTTCCCAGAAGCTTTATCAATATTTCTTCTTCCTCCTAGCGATGAGGAATTAGAAAAAAGAATAAGAAATAGAGGTACTGAAAAAGAAGAGGCAATAAAAATGAGACTTAGGAGAGCTAAATACGAAATTGCTTCCTCAGATAGATTTGATTTTGTTTTAACAAATTATCATGTTGATGAGACAGTTAAAAGAATTTTCGAAATAATTAAGTCTTGA
- a CDS encoding photosystem I PsaF protein (subunit III), which produces MKFFFSIILSFFLFLGITPIALAAKGQVLNPDRASTEFTASALTTCSENPKFIERASSAKTQKDITRFERYGKAACGDDGLPHLIIGPPLEPFGALLNRGHEGDLLIPGVLFIYIAGIIGWSGREYLIESKKTKNPADLEIIIDLDLARKCLIKGAQWPLLANKQGRNGDLREKDKNITLNGPR; this is translated from the coding sequence ATGAAATTCTTTTTTTCAATCATACTCTCGTTTTTTCTGTTTCTTGGAATAACTCCAATTGCTTTGGCTGCTAAAGGTCAAGTATTAAATCCGGATAGAGCAAGCACAGAATTCACAGCATCAGCTTTAACAACATGTTCAGAGAATCCTAAATTTATTGAAAGAGCAAGTTCGGCTAAAACCCAAAAAGATATCACAAGATTTGAAAGATATGGTAAAGCAGCTTGTGGGGATGATGGATTACCTCATTTAATAATAGGACCGCCTCTTGAACCTTTTGGAGCTCTCTTAAATAGAGGACATGAAGGAGATCTCCTTATCCCAGGTGTACTATTTATCTACATAGCTGGAATAATAGGTTGGTCTGGGAGAGAGTATTTGATTGAATCCAAAAAGACTAAGAATCCAGCAGACCTTGAAATTATTATTGATTTAGACCTAGCAAGAAAATGCCTTATCAAAGGTGCTCAATGGCCTTTATTAGCTAATAAACAAGGAAGAAACGGAGATTTAAGAGAGAAAGATAAAAATATCACACTAAATGGCCCTAGATAA
- the psaJ gene encoding photosystem I reaction center subunit IX, which yields MFKIFNTKFMRSAPIVAAIWISLTAGIIIEFNRFFPDLLFHPMS from the coding sequence ATGTTCAAAATCTTTAATACAAAATTCATGAGGTCTGCCCCAATAGTTGCGGCAATTTGGATAAGCCTCACCGCTGGAATAATTATTGAATTTAATAGATTTTTTCCTGATTTATTATTCCATCCAATGAGCTGA